Proteins co-encoded in one Pseudoliparis swirei isolate HS2019 ecotype Mariana Trench chromosome 7, NWPU_hadal_v1, whole genome shotgun sequence genomic window:
- the f2rl2 gene encoding proteinase-activated receptor 3, protein MANLVPGLLICLMAVRTSQHDGNRTRTRLIIPSVAIPKTFKGTTYKLNHTNQLPALHPSTHPRLDVSLEDPVMGFTRGVLSTRVIPSSYILAMLVGIPSNAYILTFLRLRAKPSSTLVLYLNLALSDLLLLLSLALRVHYHFNGNNWIFGEISCRLITALFYGNVYSSAQTIACISLKRYLAVVRPFLYRRLAKTTMAVWTCLVVWFLFGAAIVPELLVRQSYHVVQLGVTTCHDVLPLEEKSHSLLVPYRLMLVCLGFIVPFLICIYAHVAVVYHLGQSRCDWKPFIRVSTLVFVIFVVCFLPGGVLHIAHYVRLSTSGDDTLYGYYRVAVCLCCFHSCLDPFLCMLISKTGASELQFISLRGIPQRPP, encoded by the exons ATGGCCAACCTTGTGCCAGGACTTCTCATTTGTTTAATGGCCGTGCGAACCAGTCAGCATGACG GAAATAGAACCCGGACCCGACTTATTATTCCATCTGTTGCGATACCAAAAACCTTCAAGGGGACGACGTACAAACTTAACCACACCAACCAGCTGCCGGCCCTCCATCCCAGCACACACCCTCGGCTGGACGTGAGCTTGGAGGACCCCGTGATGGGCTTCACCAGAGGGGTCCTCAGCACCCGGGTCATTCCGTCATCATACATCCTGGCCATGCTGGTGGGCATCCCCTCCAACGCCTACATTCTGACCTTCCTCAGACTCAGAGCGAAGCCCTCGTCCACGTTGGTCCTGTACCTGAACCTGGCCCTGTccgacctgctgctgctgctgtccctGGCGCTGCGTGTTCACTACCACTTCAACGGGAACAACTGGATATTTGGGGAAATCTCCTGCCGGCTCATCACGGCCTTGTTCTACGGTAACGTTTACAGTTCGGCACAAACCATCGCGTGCATCAGTCTGAAGCGCTACCTGGCTGTGGTGCGGCCGTTTCTGTACAGGCGGCTGGCTAAGACCACCATGGCGGTGTGGACGTGCTTGGTGGTGTGGTTCCTGTTCGGCGCTGCGATTGTGCCCGAGCTCCTGGTCAGGCAGAGCTACCACGTCGTCCAGCTGGGGGTAACCACCTGCCACGATGTACTTCCCCTCGAGGAAAAGTCACACTCCTTGCTGGTACCGTACAGGCTGATGCTCGTTTGTCTCGGTTTCATCGTGCCCTTTCTGATTTGCATCTACGCCCACGTGGCCGTGGTGTACCACCTCGGGCAATCTCGTTGCGACTGGAAGCCGTTCATCAGGGTCAGCACTCTAGTTTTCGTCATCTTCGTGGTGTGTTTCTTGCCTGGCGGCGTCCTGCATATCGCCCACTACGTCCGCCTGTCTACCAGCGGGGACGACACGCTGTACGGATACTACAGAGTGGCGGTGTGTCTCTGCTGCTTCCACAGTTGTCTGGATCCCTTCCTGTGTATGCTCATTTCCAAGACGGGAGCCTCGGAACTACAGTTCATCTCCCTCCGCGGGATTCCTCAGAGGCCTCCGTGA